ttaaattttattgaaatatgtaaacaaaattataatttgtCATTCATACATATTGACGAAACCACTGAAACAAATTGGTTTGGATGTACGCCTCCACCGAGGAGTCATACATCTCTGGATATGCCATACGGATGTTGTTCTCGTACATGCTGCAATACATTGAATATAATTATAACTCTGAAACGAGTGtttatataaattaatgaaTTACATATACATAATACCTGACAAATGGCTTTATATCATTGCAATTTTGCAAAACATATGTTGCAATTGCATGATACTCTTCATTTGTTAGCCATCGTGATTTTGCAGCTCCAATCTTCTTACCACGATTGCGGAATATTGAGAGAATCTCTGACTCGTTAGTGTCAACGTCTGTGATATCATGAGATTTCCCAGTTTTTCGCCTCCTGCTGCCCGTAGACTCACTGAAGTAATGCTGGCAGAATATAGCAGCCTCCTTAACCAAATACACATTACATATGGAACCCTCTACTCGTGCCTTGTTACGCACCATGTTTTTCAATTTACGTAGATATCTTTCGAAGGGATACATCCACCTAAGTTGTACAGGACCCATGATGCGTGCTTCGTATGGTAAGTGTATGCACAAATGCTCCATCGAGTCGAAAAAACTTGGGGGAAAAATCTTTTCTAACTTGCACATTATGATGGGAATTTGTTCAGTTAAACGCATCATATCAATTTGTTTAACATTCCGCGCGGTTAAGTCTGCAAAGAAAATACTCAACTCCGTAAGAGCCTCCCGAACATCTCGTGGTAACAACTCTCTGAATACCACAGGAAGTAGTCGCTGCATGAATACATGACAGTCATGACTCTTCATACCAAACATCCTCAACTTGTTCATGTCTATGCAACGCGCCATTTTAGAAACATACCCATCAAAAAATCTAACTTCTTTGAGCCATCTAAAAAGAACTTGTCGGGCATGCTTGTCAAGTGTGTAATTTGCTTTCGGAAATCTTCCGTCAGTTGTAGATGGATGCAACTCGGTTCGAATACCCATCTGAACAAGATCTGCTCTTGATTTGGCATTATCCTTTGTACGCCCTTGTATATTACAAACCGtattgaagacattgtcgaaGACGTTTTTCTCAATGTGCATGACATCCAAGTTATGTCTTATGAGGTTCGTACTCCAATATGGAAGCTCCCAAAAAATACTCCGTCTTCTCCAACCACATCTCGTCAAGTTACAAATCTCTTTATTGATTGTGTCAGAATCAATCTCGTACGAAGGTCTGAAACCAAACTCGTCCAACTCATTGAGTAATTCGCCCCCAGTTTTAGTGATAGGTGGCGACTGTAACACTTGTTTACCTCTTCGAAACATTGTCCTATTACGACACAATGGATGATCTTCCGGCAAAAACTTCCGATGATTGTCAAACCATGATGTCTTGCCACTACACGGCAAACTAAAGGCGTCGGAGTCAGACATGCAGTGAGGACATGCTTGTTTTCCGGCAGTGCTCCAACCAGACAACATTGCGTACGCGGGGAAGTCACTTATCGTCCACATCAAAGCCACACGCATATTAAAATTTTGTTGGGCGTGAATATCGTACGTGGGAACACCATTAGACCACAAGGATTGAAGCTCGGCAATTAAAGGCTGAAGGAATACGTCTAATTTGTCTTTTGGGTTACTCGGTCCAGGTGCAATCACAGACAAGAACATGTATTCGTCTTTCATACACATCCAAGGTGGTAAATTATATGGAGTAACAATGACAGGCCATGACGAATAATGCTGGCCACTTTGTCCAAACGGTTGAAATCCATCTGTTGATAATCCTAATCTCACATTTCGGATTTATGAAGAAAAAGATGGATGCAAAGCGTCAAAATGACGCCACGCTGCACAATCAGAAGGGTGTGTCATTGTGTCACCGTCGAAATGATGATCATTATGCCAACGCATATGTGACGCTGTAGCTTTCGAAGCATACAACCTTTGCAAACGTGGCGTGATCGGAAAATAATACATCAACTTGTACGGAATTCCCTTCTTCTGAGGATTTTGAGATCGACTTCTACTACGTTTGTATCGAGGATGTTCACATATCTTACACTCTGTTAAAACATCGTCAACACCCCAGTATATCATACAATTATTCAAGCATGCATCAATCTTTTCAACCGGAAGCCCTAAATCTTTGATAATTTTCTTGGTCGCGTAAAAACTCTCAGGGACGTAGTTATCAGACGGACATAACTCTGACATGAGTTGACACATGTCATTGTAATTGCGCTCGGACATGTTGTGTTCATGTTTCATCTTCAATAACCGAGCGAGCACAGACAACACAGAATGACCGTGTGGATTTccttcccaaatttctttctcGGCTGATTTAATGCATTCATACAGTGACTTAATATAACTGTTTGGACTTTCAGGAACTTCGGGAACAATATTTATTGTAGGATTTTCTTCACCAAAATTCTCATTCTCATTCTCAGGGTTCTCTTCAAAGTTAACATTTTCTTCAATAGTATCAAAAAAATCCGGAAATGTAGTTTGAGCAATTGGTGGTGCTCTACGAGACGAAGATGAAGAAGAAGCTTCCATATTAAAATTAGGATAGAACGGCTGAATATATTCCTCTCCATGAAAATACCAATTGTAGTAATTCGGTACAAATCCATAACGACCGAGATGAACCTTGACAGTATCTTCGTCTAAATATGTTCGGTTCTGACATTTTTTTCGATTGCACGAACAACGgatattttcatttaataaacaTTCAGGATGACTAAGTGCAAATGTTACAAACGACTCTACACCAACACAATATTCAGCCGTTAGAAATCCATTCTCCAACCGACGATACATTCAATTTCTATCGTTATCCattcgtatcccttaccgggagtgttggatgtcgtcttaacatcatcccaagatttataacaagtttttgaaaatttgttAGATAACAACATTATATtatacacaaatatatatacaagaTAGAAATTTACTAAGAATTGAATTGCAAAAAACGTACCTaagtcaaaaacaaaaaaacgtCCCCGAGATAAGATTTATATCGCGCGCAGATGTGAGTGAAGGAGTTGCTGTGGAGAAAATTCGCCGAAAACGCGATAATTTATAGACTGtttgctaatagcgacggttccGAAAACACGTCTCTAATAGCGACAGTTATatgtaaaccgtcgccgatctagatcggcgacggtttatatgaaaacgtcgccgatctgcatcggcgacggtttatacaaaaccgtcgctatattaagtgGGTTTTATTTAACTGTCGCTGTATATTGCGACGGGTTGTGTTAAACCATCGTTAAAAAAAGCAACGGTTGACGTTAAACAGTCGCTAAATAAAGCGACGGTGTATAGTAAACAGTCGCTTTTTTgagtagcgacggttatttaGAACCCGTCGCAATATATTACGACAGCTTAATAAAACCGTGGCCAAAAAAGCGACGATTCTTAGTAAATCGCGGCTTAAAAAGCGACGGTTTTCTTTAAACCGTGGCTaaaaaagcgacggtttttattaagCCGTCACGTGTttttattagcgacggtttattaaaacAAGTCGCAAAATATTACGACGGTGTAATAAACCGTGGCTaaaaaagcgacggtttttattcaACCATGGCTGAAAAAGCGACGGTTTGTTGTAAACCGTGGCTAAGAAAGCGACGGTTGGTAATAAACCGTCGTTTTGTTTATTGTGCGACGGTTGTTTTCTTAACCGTGACAATATAGTGACGGTTataaaaaaaccgtcgcaaatgcaGCGACGATttcttaaaaaccgtcgctaaaccatccgtttttttgtagtgaaccATACACCataattaattctttcaaatctTGCATAATCtccacaaaatcatattttccaCTTCCTGAAATTTTAGAAAGCTGAAACATAACCACAAGGCATGGCCACGCCTTATTCCAGGACCTCCTCTGGTTTAGCCATTCTTTTTCAAAACTCTATCTTGGAAACTTTAAATGTGTTAAGCATCACCTTTTTAActcaaatttgctccaagaccgtaaaagttcctcctataataaaattacacaaaaaatatatcaattaaacatatcgaAAATTGGAATAATgacaaatatgaaaataaaaatactaactattatgagcctatcaagcgtctagtagcatcgccccatgattccctaggtatcactgatagtgcctgcaagaaccaatcagTTATgtttaacgtacagtacggtcccttcatctcatatgtcccgatcgaatatgcaaccattggttcatcgagggttgcatattagatTCGATAGCTATGTGATACGATCATGAAATATTCATATTGTCATCACATGCACACCTAGAGAATTCCTTCCCTAATGTACATATCACACTCTGACAagagatttcatgcactattatttcattagatcacataaaATATCCACACCCGTGTgtgagcggtgaattcccgactacaatcTACTGGCTcctacccaacctcgccacttTGTGATCCTCacggagtcggtaaacgagtcaaagcacaatctTAGTAAGTAGAGCCTCGGTGTTTTCCCGGGTCACAAGGACTAATCACGTACAATCACAACCACAGACTTtttctctcgatgaatgataaccacttggaaagtctaaGGGAGAGATGTTCGGTACAATCATCGTATGATTACCCATCTACATGATTGGACATCTCTTTGTCCTTGCCACGAAACACAGTACATTACATCACAGATGTTAGTATTAACCtcaagcggcctatatccttattTTTGGTGGTtgaattgactaggaacgaatttagaatacaTAGTGTTTGcaaatgagtttcaagatcgaattacgattcattcgtattaaagtataatcaaggactttatctatactGATTAcatgtgtatacaaataaagaaaaattaaaccataaaaagttaaattatattaaaataaagattgtttattaaacttgagtcaataaattccctagccaacatTTGGCTTGCAGGGTATCTACCCTAACAATCTTCCACTTGCcatagagccaactacccataaactttaatctCATTACTTCGTGAtacttctcaaacaatggttctagaaagggctttgtaagtggatcaacaACGTTATCTGCAGAGGCGACCTTTTCGACTGATATATCTCCTCTTCCCAAAATCTCTCGGATGATGTGAAAtttcctcagtatatgtttggatcgctgatgaaacattggttcctttgcttgtgcaatggcaccagtgttctcgcagtacaccgggactgaatcaactccattaggaatgacgcccaaatcTTGAACGAAATtactcatccaaactgcctcctttgctgcagcagatgcaacaatatattcagatttagtggtggaatccgcaacgatGTCTTGTTTataactcttccaagagacaaccgcaccattgagcatgaatacaaaaccagaggttgatttTGAACATCTACATCACTTTgaaagctagaatcagtgtagccttccaattttaattctccacccccatagaccatgaacaagttcttagtcctctTTATGTACCTAAGAATATCTTTTACGGCATTCCAATGTGTTGGACCAGGGTTCGTATGATATCTTCTTGTAACACTGAGAGTGTAAGAAACATCAGAGCGCgttgatatcataccatacatgatactaacAATGGCTGATGCAAATGGAGtacatgtcatcatctctatctctacATCAGTCTTGGGGCACATTTTTTTAGATAGATTAACACCGTGACACATGGGTAAGTATCATCTCTTGGATTCTTCCGAAGAGAATCTTTTcagaatggtatcgatataagtcgcttgggtgagccccaacatcctctttgatctatctatatagatttgtattcccaatacataagatacttcacccatgtctttcatgtggAATTTACTTGCTagccatactttagttgattgcagtaatcctacatcattctcaatgagcaggatatcatcaacataaatttttaGGAATTTCACTGCATTCctactaactttcttgtacacacatggttcctcaggattcttggcaaaaccaaattccttgatagtgttgtcaaatatgaggttccaacttCTGGACGCCTGCTTGAgatcatatattgatctctgaagtttacatatCTTACGATCACTTCCCACTGATTCGCATCCCTCAGGGTGAGACATATAAATATCTTCTTTAATGTCTCCATAGAGGAATGTcgtttttaaattcatttgctatatctcatagtcataccatgttgTACGGCTAGTAGTATtataatg
This genomic interval from Primulina eburnea isolate SZY01 chromosome 16, ASM2296580v1, whole genome shotgun sequence contains the following:
- the LOC140816098 gene encoding uncharacterized protein gives rise to the protein MEASSSSSSRRAPPIAQTTFPDFFDTIEENVNFEENPENENENFGEENPTINIVPEVPESPNSYIKSLYECIKSAEKEIWEGNPHGHSVLSVLARLLKMKHEHNMSERNYNDMCQLMSELCPSDNYVPESFYATKKIIKDLGLPVEKIDACLNNCMIYWGVDDVLTECKICEHPRYKRSRSRSQNPQKKGIPYKLMYYFPITPRLQRLYASKATASHMRWHNDHHFDGLSTDGFQPFGQSGQHYSSWPVIVTPYNLPPWMCMKDEYMFLSVIAPGPSNPKDKLDVFLQPLIAELQSLWSNGVPTYDIHAQQNFNMRVALMWTISDFPAYAMLSGWSTAGKQACPHCMSDSDAFSLPCSGKTSWFDNHRKFLPEDHPLCRNRTMFRRGKQVLQSPPITKTGGELLNELDEFGFRPSYEIDSDTINKEICNLTRCGWRRRSIFWELPYWSTNLIRHNLDVMHIEKNVFDNVFNTVCNIQGRTKDNAKSRADLVQMGIRTELHPSTTDGRFPKANYTLDKHARQVLFRWLKEVRFFDGYVSKMARCIDMNKLRMFGMKSHDCHVFMQRLLPVVFRELLPRDVREALTELSIFFADLTARNVKQIDMMRLTEQIPIIMCKLEKIFPPSFFDSMEHLCIHLPYEARIMGPVQLRWMYPFERYLRKLKNMVRNKARVEGSICNVYLVKEAAIFCQHYFSESTGSRRRKTGKSHDITDVDTNESEILSIFRNRGKKIGAAKSRWLTNEEYHAIATYVLQNCNDIKPFVSMYENNIRMAYPEMYDSSVEAYIQTNLFQWFRQYATLPDAEIELPIIKQVAGGPLMKVKTYRDSLVRVNFQRYVDLRIFVQFKYYVWTAG